From Bradyrhizobium sp. 4:
GGCTTCTGCGGGCCAGGCGCGCGGGCGCGCGCGAAGGACAGCAGATTGAGCGGCTTCGACGGCTTGGCCTCATCCAGCGCCAGAACGGGCGAAGCGCTCGCGAGCGCGGAGGCCGCGACCAGGAGGAGGAGTTTGGCTTTATGATCCAGCTTCAACATCGGTCCGCGTGCGATTCTCGGTCGAGAGAGCATTGAGCGACCAAGCTTGCACGGCGCTTACGCGTCATTGCACGATGACATCCGCCTGGAGGGCGCCGGCCGTCTTGATCGCCTGGAGGATCGCGATGATGCCGGATGGTTTCAGGCCGATCTGGTTCAGGCCGCGCACCAGGCGCTGGAGATCGACGCCGCTCAGGATCGCCACCTGCGATCCGGCCTCGTTGGCCTCGACCACGGTCTGGGGCACGACCACCGTCTGCCCTTTCGAGAAGGGTGCCGGTTGCGACACCACGGGAAGCTCGGTGACGCGGACCGTCAGATTGCCGTGCGTCACGGCAACGGTCGATATCCGTACGTCGCGTCCGATCACCACCGTGCCGGTACGCTCGTTGATCACCACCCGCGCCGGCGTGTCCGGCTCGACCGTCAGCTCGCCGATTTCGGCGAGAAAGCGGACCGGGCCGATGTGGCGCGGCTTCGACAGCACGATGGTGCGGTAGTCGCGCTCGAAGGCGATCTGCGCGCGGTAGCGTCCGCCCGCGTAGCGATTGATGGCGTCGAGGATTCGCGTTGCGGTGACGAAGTCGGGGTTCTTGAGCTCCAACACAAGATACTCCATTTCATGGAGACTACCCTGCACCTCGCGCTCGACCAGCGCGCCGTTCGGGATTCGGCCCGCGGTCGGCGTGCCCTGGCTGACGTTCTGGGCCTGGCCTCCGACGCTGTAGCCGGCGACCGTGACCGCGCCTTGCGCCACTGCATAGACCGCGCCGTCCGCCGCGCGCAGCGACGTCATCACCAGGGTGCCGCCGAGCAGGGAGGTCGCATCGCCGAGCGACGACACGGTCACGTCCATGCGCTCGCCGGCACCGATCGAGGGCTGCAGGTCCGCGGTCACCATCACGGCCGCGACGTTGCGCGTGCGCAGCGTCGTCGGACGCGGGGGATTGTTGGTGCTGGTGGTCTCGTTCCTGACATTGATGCCCATGTTCTCGAGCATCGATTGCAGGGACTGCTCCGTGAACGGAGCATTGCGGAGCGTGTCGCCGGTGCCGTTCAGGCCGATGACGAGGCCGTAGCCGACGATCTGGTTTTCGCGCAATCCCTTGATGTCCGCGATGTCCTTGATGCGGACGGCGGCGTGGGCGCTGGCGGCGAAAACGAGCAGGACGAGCGCAAGCAGGACTCTGGTCATGACCCGTCCACGACCTTGACGGTGCCGTCGGGCTGGACGACACCCCTGATGATCACACCCGTATCGGTGTTTCGTATCGGGATGAGCGCGCCGGGCGCGCCCGACTGCATCGCGGCGCCGTAGGTCACGATCGACAGGCCGCTGTCTTCGACCACGACCTTGACCATCGCGCCGCGGGCCACCGTCCAGGGATCCTCCACCGAGTTGGTCGGGATCGGCTGGCCGGGGAGCAGCGCGCGGCGCGCCATGCGGCCGACCAGGACCTGGCGTCCTTCGATGAAAACGGCGACGCCGAGCACGTTCGGCGCAAAGGCGCGCTCGGTGATCATGTCGTCCCGGATCAGCTCGCCGGCGCGGATCGCGACGGCCGGCACGGGAAGCCGCTTCTCCTCGGCCGCCGCGACTCGCGCGAAGACGAGAACCAGCAGCACGGCGGCCAACCCGCGCATGATCGAGCCCATCCTGTTCAACATGGATACACCGGAACTAGCGCATGCCCTTCGAGACCGTCTGGGCCATTTCATCCGAGGCCTGGATGACCTTGGCATTCATTTCGTAGGCGCGCTGGGCGGAGATCAACTCGGTGATTTCCTTGACCGGGTCGACGTTCGAGGCTTCGAGATATTGCTGGTTGATCTTGCCGTAGCCGGAATCGCCGGGCAACCCGACGACCGGCGTGCCGGACGCGGTGGTCTCGCGGTAGAGATTGCTGCCCAGCGGTTCGAGGCCGGCCTCGTTGGCGAAATTGGCGAGATTGAGCTGGCCGATCTGCCTCGGGTTCACTTCCGTATCCAGCTTGGCAAACACCTGTCCGGTCTGGTTGACCGTGACCTGAACCGTTCCCTGCGGCACCGTGATTGCGGGATCCAGCAGATAGCCGTCGGTCGTGACGAGCTGGCTGTTGGCGTTGGTGTTGAACGAGCCCGCGCGGGTATACTGCACCTCGTTATTCGGGCCGAGCACCTGAAACCAGCCGCGGCCGTTGATCGCCATGTCGTAGGGATTGCCGGTCTGCGTGAGCGCGCCCTGGATGTGCAGCTTGCGGATCGCCGCCGACTTGACGCCGAGGCCGAGATTGGCGCCTTCCGGGATCGGCGACGAGCCGCTGGTGTTGGCAACGCCCTGCATGCGGTCCATCTGGTAGAACAGATCGGTGAACTCGGCACGCGCCCGCTTGTACGAGGTCGAGTTGATGTTGGCGATGTTGTTCGCGATGACTTCGATGTTGGTCTGCTGGGCGTTCATGCCCGTGGCCGCGATGGCAAGCGATTTCACAGCGTCACTCCTTGATCAGATCGACATCCGAACGACTTCTTGGTAGGCCTGCACGACCTTGTCGCGAACTGCGACCGCCGTCTGCAAAGCCTGTTCGGCCGACATCAGCGCCTCCACAACGCGCCGCGTCGATTCCTTGCCCTGCATCGCCGAGATCGAGGCCGCCTCGCCCGCCTTCAGTGTCCCGATCGCGTCCGTCGTCACCTGCTTCATGACAGATTCGAATCCGACGTCGGCGCCGGACTGGATCGCGGGTGTCGCCGTCGACGAGATGGCCTGCGCCTCGGTCGCGCGGCTCGCCGCTTGCCCGGCCGAAATCGCTGTGGATGAAATTGCTTCAAGCATTGTCAGCTCCTCAGCAGGTCGATGGTCATGCCCAGCATCGACCTCACCTGTTTCACGACCTGCAGATTGGCTTCATAGGACCGGTTGACTTCCCGCATGTCCGCCATCTCGATCATCATGTTGACGTTCGGCAGCTTGACGTAGCCGGCCTTGTCGGCGGCGGGATGCCCCGGCTCGTACTCCACGCGGTACGGCGTGGTGTCGACGCCGATTTCCTTGACCTTCGCCAGCTGAGCGCCCGAGGCGCGGTCCATCGCGGCATCGAAGGTGATCGTCTTGCGTTGATAGGGATCGGCGCCGGCGGAGCGCCCCGTCGACGTCGCGTTGGCGAGATTCTCCGAGACGATGCGCATGCGCGTCGACTGCGCTTCGAGCCCGGAGCTCGCGACCGTCAACGAGGATTGCAGTGAGTCCAGCATGTCAGTTCACCTCAGGTCTTCGCGCTCGACAGCAGCATGCGGTGAAACGACCGCACGACCGCCGAGTTCATCGAGTAGTCGCGACTGACGTCGCTGCCCTTGATCATTTCCCGCTCGAGACTGACGGAGTTGCCGGAGTGAACCACGTCCCAGCTGTCCTTCTTCGCGGTCGCCCGGGTGTCGCTCTCGGCAGCAGAGAGTTGCATGTGCGACGGCGACGTGGTCGCCAGTCTCACCGGCGTGCTGTCGAGCACCTTGTTGAAGGGCTCGACGTCGCGCGCCTTGAAGCCCGGCGTGTTGGCGTTAGCGACGTTGGTGGCGATCGTCGATTGGCGGAGCTCGAGGTATCGCGCCTGCGACGATGCGAGTTCGAAGAGATAGAGCGGTCCCACGGCAGCACCATTCTGGTTCAGACGGGGTAACCTTAGGGTCGCAAGCTTTCGTCAGGCTGATGGAATAGACGCCGTCCTCGGAATTCTACTGGACCTTCTCGGACCGCGGCGCCTGCTTGGACTGCAGGAAGTAGATGATCTCGGCGACCGGCCGGAAGAACTCCGCCGGAATCACTTGGTCGACCTGAACCGCCTCGTAGAGCGCGCGCGCCAGCGCCTTGTTCTCAATCACCGGAATCCGGTTCTGCTCGGCGACTTCGCGGATCTTCAGCGCAATCACGTCCATGCCCTTCGCCACGACGATCGGCGCCGGATTTTCCTCGCGATTGTAGCGTAGCGCGATCGCGAAGTGCGTCGGGTTCGCAATCACCAGCGTCGCCCGCGATGCGGAGGCGATCATGCGCTGGCGCGAGCGGTCGCGCGCAAGCGAGCGCAGGCGCGCCTTGATCAGCGGATCGCCTTCGGCCTGCTTGTGCTCGTCCTTGATCTCCTGCCGCGTCATGCGCAGCTCGCGCCGCCAGTGGAAGCGCGCCCATGCGAGATCGACCGCTACCAGGACGATGGTCGCGATGCAGATCGCCGAGACGATTCGCATGGCGATGTTGAGAATCATCTCCGGCAGCGCGACCGGGTCGGTGTACATCGCCTCGAACGCCTTCGCTTCCGACGAGCGCAGCACGAACGCGACGACGACGGTGACCGCGGCGAGCTTGAACAGCGACTTGGCGAACTCGACGAGGCCCTGCGATCCAAACAGCCGGCTCCAGCCGCTGAGCGGAGAGATTCGCGACAGGTCCGGCGTGATGCGCTGGAGCACCAGGCTGGGAGCATTTTGCAACAGCGAGGCTGCGAGCCCGAACGCCGACAGGGTGACGACCAGCGGCGTCAGGAACCGCAGTGCCTGAAGCCCGACCACGATGAGCAGATTCTGGGCGTCGGCCCCGGTGCTGAGAGGGAAGCCGTCGGGATCATCGAGAAAGCCCGTCAGCATCGGCGTCAATTGCTGAACGCCCTGGCCGATCAGGAACGCCTGGATCACCATCAGCGCAGCCATCGAGGCGAAGATGGAAGCCTCCCGAGAGACCGGGATTTTGCCCTGTTCGAGCGCATCGCGGACTTTTTTCTCGGTCGGCTCTTCTGTCTTGCTCTCCTGATCGGTTGTTTCTGCCATGCCCGTTCAGCGGTCAGCGGAAGACCAGCTCATCCTCCTGCTCGGGGTTGAGCTCGATTTCGCCCTTTTCCGCGAGGTCGAGCGCGAGGTCGGTGATCACGCGCCGCGCCTCCAGCACGTCGCGCTGGTTCGACGGCTCGCCGATGGCGAGTTCGTGCTCGACGACCCGGCGGACGCGCGAGGCGACCGAGGACAGGATCATCTCGCGGAAGTGCTTGTCGGTGCCCTTCAGCGCGATGACGATGCGATCGGTCGGCACCTGGTCGAAGATCATGGTGCGCGCCTTCGGCGTCAGGTTGGTGACGTCGTCGAAGGTGAAGAGCAGCTCCTTCAGCACTTCGGCCGACTTCGGCCGCTTCTCCGACAGGCTCTTGAGCATGTCCTCGATGTGTCCGCGCTCCATCTTGTTGATGATGTCGGCGACGCGGGCATAGGTGTCCGCGCCGAGGTTGCGGGCGAAGTTCAGCGTCAGATCCTCATGCAGCGTCTTCTCGAGGACCCTCATGGCGTCGTCGACGATCGGCTTGAGGCTGAGCACGCGCCGCATCAGCTCGTTGCGCAGGCTCGACGGCAGCTGGCTCATGACCTTGGCGGCGCAGGACGGCTTGACCTTGGACAGGATGAGCGCCGCGGTCTGCGGATGCTCCTTGGACAGGTAGCTTGCCAGCGAGTTCTCCGACACCGACGAGACGCGATCCCACACGGACCGGCTCGAATTGCCCAGCAGGTCCGACATGATGGCCGAGACCTGGTCGGCCGGAAGCACGTCGCCGAGCACGGCTTCCAGGCCACCGAGGGTGCCGAGAATGTTGGCGCCCATCGAGAATTGCTGGGCGAACTCCTCGACGATCGCTTCGAGTTCCTGCGCCGTGATCGGCCGCAGCTCGGCCGCGGCCTTTGTAACGGTGCGGATATCCTGCGGCTCGAACTGCGCGAGTACGCTCGCGGCCGCCTGCCGACCCATGGCGAGCAGGAGTGCCGCGACCTTCTCCGTTCCGCCCAGCGTGGCGACGCCTCGCTGCTTGATGGGAGCCATGCCGACCTGTGCCGCCATGGTCAGGTATCACCCTGCCCCAACGGGCCGACAATCTCGGTGAGCGAGACGCCGAAGCGGGAATTGTCTTCTTCGACCACGACCACCTCGCCGCGGGCGACGACGCGGCCGTTGACCACGACGTCGACGGGTTCGCCGACCCTGTGGTCGAGCGGAACCACCGCGCCGCGGCCGAGCTTCATCAAATTTGCCACCGGAATGGTCGCCGATCCCAGCACCACCTGCATGGTCACGGGAATGCGCAGGATGGCATCGACATTGGCGAACTTGCCGGTCTCCTCCGCGGTGCGCGCGGCAATCTCCGCCAACCGCTCCAGCGGAGATGTTTCGGTATGCCCCTCGTCGGCCGCCGATGCTGACTCATAGTCGAAGGATTGCGCCATCTGGTATCGCCTCTTGGTATTTCCGCTCCCGGAGCGCCGTGACGTTCCGATCGTATTTATTCCGCCGGCTTCGGCTTCAATGCTTGTTCACGTCGGCGCCGCCTGCGGTCGCCGCGGATGCCAGCCCGCTCCTGGCATCAAGCGCCGCGATCGCCTCGTGGGCCTGATCGATCTTCGTGCTCAGCACGTTGGCGAGCCGTCCGAGATTTGCGGTGGAATCATGCGCCGCGGTGATGACCGTGTCGAAGGCGCCCGCCGTCTCCTGGACGATGGTCGAGAACTCGCCCTGGTAGCTGCGCAACCGCGCCAGCTCGCGATGCATCCGGGTCACCCGCATGCTGGTGAAGGCGAGCGCGATCAGCAGCACGGCATCAACGAGATAGGATATCATCGACGAACTCCCGTTTCTGATCGACGGGATCTGCCACCTGCATGGCGTAATAGCCGTCAAGCTGGCCGATCTGACACCAGAACAGCACCTGGTTGTTGCTCTCGAGTCGAGCCAGCGTGCGTGGCGTGGCTTCGAGCTCGAGCACCTGGCCGACCTGGAACTTCACGACGTCGCCGAGCGAAATCATCTTTTCGTCCAGCACGGCGCTCAGCGTCACCTCGGTGCGGTGAACCTCCGTCTCCATCTGCTCGCGCCAGCGCGGATCGGCCGCGCGGCCGTCGCTCACGACCACGGTCGCGAGCTTCTGCCTGAGCGGGTTGAGCGCGGAGTGCGGAATGATGAGGAACATCTGGCCGCCGCGGTAGAGTGCCTGCAGCATGATGTTTGCGCAGATCGACATGTTGCCGCTCCGCCCGATCGCCAGCGATGCCATGGCGGTTTCGACCCGCTCGACGCGGAAAGTGACGTTGGAGGTGCCGGCGAAGGCGGATTGCAGCGCCTTGGCGAACCGCTCGAACAGCGCTTGGACCAGGCGGATCTCGATGTTCGAGAAGCTGCGCTCGACGTCGAGCGGCGGTTCGGCGCCGTCGGAGCCGAACATCGCCTCGACCATCGTGAACACGAAGTCGCGGTCGAGCATGATGATGATGCGGGAGTCCCACTGCTCGGCATAGAGCACGGCCGCAACCGCATTGGCCTCGTAGTCCTTGATGATATCGCCGACACGGTCGTTGGTGATGCCGTTGACCGAGAAATAGCATGGCGTTCCAGCCATCGGCTGCAGGCTGTCCGTGCACGATGCCGCCATGCGATCGAAGATCACATTGAGCATCGGCATGCGTTCGATCGAGATGCCGGCGGCGTCCAGCAGATAGTTCGGCAGCGGCTTGCGCTGATCGACGTCGAGGGCTTCCATCATGATGCGCGCGCAGCCTTCGGTTCAACCTCGGTCACGACCGCCTTGGGTCCCGCGATCGTCTCGTTCTCGACAACGTCGATCGAGGGCCGCTCGGGGCTCGCGATCATCTTGCGGCCGTGCTCGACGGCGATCTGCGGCATGGCGCCGTTCATGAACGCCAGCAGCGTCTGCTTGACGATGATGTAGGGCCGGCAACGCTTTTCGCGCGTCATCTTCACCTTCATCGCGAAGGGCGAAATGATGCCGTAGGACAGGAAAATGCCGGCGAAGGTGCCGACGAGGGCGGCGCCGATGAAGCCGCCCAGCAGCTTCGGCGACTGGTCGAGCGCGCCCATGGCCTTGATGACGCCGAGCACCGCAGCGACGATGCCGAGCGCAGGCAGAGCTTCCGAGACCACCACGAGCGCGTGGTAGGGCGCCAGCTTACTCTTCACGATGGTGTGGATCTCCTCGTCCATCAGCGCTTCGATCTCGTGCGTTCGCGCGTTACCCATGATGATGAGGCGGACGTAGTCGCAGATGAACTGGAGCAGCGACGGATCTCCGAGCACGCTCGGGAACGCCTTGAATATCTCGGAGGACGCGGGATCGTCGATATGCGCCTCGACCTCGTTGCGGCCCTTGCCCCGCAGTTCCCGCATCAGCGCGTGGAGCGCACCGAGCAGATCGAGATAGTAGCGCTGACCGGGCACCGCCCCCGTCACTGCCTGCACGCAGGCAAGCCCGGTATCCGCGACCGTCTTCCAGGGATTGGCCATGATAAAGGTGCCGGCCGCGGTGCCCATGATGATCACGAACTCCCAAGGCTGCATCAGCACGCCCAGATGCCCGCCCATGGCGGCAAATCCGCCCAGCAGTGCCGCTACCGTGATGACGATCCCCACGAAACTGCCCAACGCGCCGCTCCATCACCGATCCCATCGGGAATATCTAGTCGGCGAGCCTTGCGCGAGGCTGGCTTCCCCCTCGCCAGCCTCGCGCAAGCGATTCACGGCAGCTTGGGACGACGTCGCGAAAGCGGCCAGAGGGGCGCGGGTCATGCTATCCACCATCGCGGACTACACCAGACTGACCAAGGACATGGGCAAGTCGCTGACACAGGTCGCGACGCAGCCGGACGTCAGCCGCGACACCGATTACTTCCTCAGCCACATCGGCAACGTGAAGACCATCGACGACTTCCTGAAGGACTATCGCCTCTATTCCTACGCGATGAAGGCATATGGCCTCAGCGACATGACCTACGCCAAGGCGTTCATGCGCAAGGTGCTGACCGAGGGTATCGCCGACAACAAGACCTTCGCCAACAAGCTGACCGACATCCGCTACCGGCAATTCGCCGCCGCTTTCAATTTCGCCGCCCTCGGCGACAAGGCGACCCAAACCGCCGCGGCCACGACCGGCACGGCGACCCAATACGTCACGCAGACGATGGAGGAGAAGGCCGGCGACCAGAACGAGGGCCTGCGGCTGGCGCTCTATTTCACGCGCAAGGCTTCCACGATCACCAATTCCTACCAGATCCTCGCGGACAAGGCGATGACGCAAGTGGTCCAGACGGCGCTCGGCCTGCCGTCGACGATCAGCTCGGCTGATATCGATGCCCAGGCCAAGATGATCACGAGCAAGATCAAGCTCACCGATTTCCAGGATCCGGCCAAGGTCACCAAATTCGTGCAGCGCTTCGCGGCGATGTGGGATGCGACCCGGGCCCAGAGCGAGACCTCGACCAACCCGGCGCTGGTCCTGATCGGCGGCGCCACGACGTCGATTGGCATGGATACCAACGTGCTCACGACACTTCAGAACATCAAGTTCAACAGGTAAGTCATGCAATCGGCCCTCTATGTAGGATTGTCGGCGCAGGTCGCCCTCGAAAAGCGCCTCCAGACGATCGCCAACAACGTCGCCAACGTCAACACGGCGGCGTTCCGCACCGACGTGGTGAAGTTCGAGACGGTGTTGTCCAAGGCGGGCGTGAACCCGGTCGCCTTCTCCTCGCCCGGCGACAACATCATCTCGCGCGAGATGGGCAGCATCACCGAGAGCGGCAACCCGCTCGATGTCGCCGTGGTCGGACAGGGCTGGATCGCCTTCGCCGGTCCGAACGGCACGGTCTATACGCGCGACGGTCGACTCCAGATCGCCGCCAACGGCGACCTTCAGACCGTCTCCGGCTTCCCCGTCATCGATTCCGGTGGCGCGCAAATCACCCTCGATCCGAACGGCGGACCGGTCTCGATCGCGCGCAGCGGCGCGATCACCCAGGACAACAACGAGATCGGCACCATCGGCCTGTTCAACATTCCCGCCGACGCCAATCTCGACCGCTACGGCAATTCGGGCGTCACGCCCAACCGGCCTGCGACCGCCATCGCCGACTTCTCCCGCGACGGCTTCAAGCAGGGCTATGTCGAGGGCTCGGGCGCCAATCCGATGATGGAATTGACGAAGCTGATCGCGGCCTCGCGCGCCTTCGACGGCACCAATTCAATGATCGAGGGCACTGAGAGCTCGCTCCAGAACGCAATCCGGACGCTGGGCGAACCCGGCAAATAGACTGCGCCCCGCGCGCAATGAGGTTGGACGGTTTCCTTGAACGCTCTTCGGCAACTTGAGTGGGCGCTGCTGGAGCTTCAGCAGAGCACTCCCCTGGCAAGCGTCAGCGGCGCGATCTCCGAGATCGCGTCGACGCATTTCCGTGTCTCCGGCCTGTCGCGCTTCGTCAGGCTCGGCGAACTGATCGGCGTCAACTCCGGCGGCAAGCCCCAGATCGGCGAGGTGGTGCGGATCGACAGCGAGGGCATCATCGCCAAGCCGTTCGACCGGCAGTTCGCCGGCGGCCTCGGCTCGGTCGCCTACCGGATGCCTCCTTTGTCCTTCGCACCCGATCCGAGCTGGAAGGGCCGCGTCATCAACGCGCTCGGGGCGCCGCTGGACGGACAGGGCCCTCTCACCCCCGGGTCGCGTCCGGTCTCGGCCGAGGCGGAGGCGCCTTCGGCCATGAAGCGCGCGCGGGTCCACAAGCCGCTGCGCACCGGCGTACGCGTCATCGATTTGTTCGCCCCGATCTGCGCCGGCCAGCGCGTCGGCATCTTTGCCGGCTCCGGTGTCGGTAAATCGACGCTGCTTGCGATGCTCGCCCGCAGCCAGGGTTTTGACACCGTCGTGCTGGCCCTGGTGGGCGAGCGCGGCCGCGAGGTGCGCGAGTTCATCGAGGACGTGCTGGGCGCCGACCGTCACCGCGCCGTCACGATCGTGTCGACGGGCGACGAGAGCCCGATGATGCGGCGACTGGCGCCGAAGACGGCCATGGCGGTCGCCGAATATTTCCGAGACCGGGGCGAATCGGTCCTGCTCATGGTCGATTCGATCACCCGGTTCGCCCACGCCGCCCGTGAAGTCGCGCTCGCCGCAGGTGAGCCCGCAGTCGCGCGCGGCTACGCACCCACCGTCTTCACCGATCTGCCGCGCCTTCTGGAGCGCGCCGGACCCGGCGACGAGGGGTCCGGGACGATCACCGGGATTTTCTCCGTGCTGGTGGACGGCGACGATCACAACGAGCCGATCGCCGATACCATCCGCAGCACACTTGATGGGCACATCGTGCTCTCCAGGCACATCGCCGACCAGGCACGTTACCCGGCGGTGGACGTTCTGGGTTCGGTCTCCCGTCTCGCCCATAACGTCTGGGACCCCGAAGAGCGCGAATTGGTGAGCAAGCTGCGCGCCATGATCGCCAAATACGAGGACACGCGCGACCTTCGCCTGATGGGCGGATACCAGGCGGGACGTGATTCGGGGCTCGACCAGGCGGTCGACATGGTCCCGAGAATCTATGGCGCGATGCGGCAGGACGCTTCGGCTCCGCCAAGCGCCGATCCGTTCCGCGAGCTGCGGGACATGCTCAAGGGCGACTAGCAAGTCTCAGCTTGAGTCGGGGCGCGAGGCGCCCGCGATCGCACCTTGCTCGTTGTTTTCGACAGGCGATTGCGCATGCCGCCACGCTTCCAGCGCATGCACATGCACGCCCGTCTCCGGTTTCAGCCGTGATCGCCTCCACCGTTCGGGTGAGGGAAATCGTGCAGCCGCGCCGAATGCGACTGAACCGGCGACTTCTCGATCCGACCCGGACAACCGCCGCATGTAATTCCTGTGAGTTCCCTCGGACGGTTCTTGGCAGAACGCACAAGTTGTGGATGACATGCCGACGCACATCGTCGTCATGCACAAGCTTCGGTCAACTTGCATCAACGACAGCCAACAACGTGCCGTGCAATAAAACCGTCGCATAGTTGCGTGCATGTTGCTCGTGGGACAGCGTATTGCGTTCACCATCATGTGTCCCGAAGAGCGAGATTGTCTTGAACGTTACATTCGCCTGCGACGACATCCTGTCTGCGAGATGGTCTCTACTTGATTTTGTTGAGAAGGTCATTCATCGTTTCGTCGGAAGATAAGAAACGTCTGCGTGTGACTTGAACCTTAGGGGCTTCGGTTGAACTACTCCGATCCATCGTCTGCTGGCGACGGCTATTCGGGCTCCCGTACGACAACGCCGCGAATGGCATACCATCAGCAACACCGCTTACCGTGCCATAGCTTGCAGTGCCCATTGGTCCAGGTCGGGGGCCGGGCAGTCCGTGCTTTCACGCGAGAGAAGAGCACGGTGCATGTGTCGAACATTGCCGGTAGTACGGCTTCTCGCAAACGGCTCATTCGCGACGGCGGAAGGCGGCTCGGGGGCGCCGCAAACGTGACTCCCGGGGCAAGGTAGGAATTCATGCCATTGGCAAGAGAAGCCGTGGAGCTGCTGGTTCAGGCAGCGAGGGCTTGGTATTTCGAAGGCGATCAGCATGGGTTGCGCGATCGGGAATGGATGGCGCTGCGCTTTCTCGGCCGCGCCAACAGGTTTTCGCGCACGCCGTCCGCGCTCGCCGGCTTCATCGGCGCAACCAGGGCAACTGCATCGCAGATCGTGAAGACGCTGGAGAGCAAGAGCTTCCTGGTGCGAAAACCGTCGCACGAAGACAAGCGTTCTGTCGTGCTGCACGTCACCGCACAGGGCGAGAAGTGCCTGAGCCAGCACGATCCGATCAATCACGTGCTGAACGCGGTCACGGCGCTCGGACCCGACGAGTGCGTCAGGCTGCGCGATTCGCTGCGCGACATCCTCAATCACCTCGACGCAGCACATCAGCGGCTCGATGCCAGCGTCTGCCGGGACTGCATGTTTCTTGCCGAACGCGGGCCGGGTACCGGCAAGGGACGCGCAACGGCGGAATTCATGTGCCGTTTGTATCGCGCCCCGGTCTCGCTCGAGGAGACCGAACTGCTCTGCACCAGTTTCGAGCGCACCCGCGACCGCCCCAAGATCGAGGAGCATCTCGACCGCGCGCGCATGGCGAACCAGGGGTGAGGCACGCGAGCGTTGCTGCGCAGAGCTGCGACCCAGCGGCGACATGGCGTAATGCGGCGACAGAC
This genomic window contains:
- the fliI gene encoding flagellar protein export ATPase FliI: MNALRQLEWALLELQQSTPLASVSGAISEIASTHFRVSGLSRFVRLGELIGVNSGGKPQIGEVVRIDSEGIIAKPFDRQFAGGLGSVAYRMPPLSFAPDPSWKGRVINALGAPLDGQGPLTPGSRPVSAEAEAPSAMKRARVHKPLRTGVRVIDLFAPICAGQRVGIFAGSGVGKSTLLAMLARSQGFDTVVLALVGERGREVREFIEDVLGADRHRAVTIVSTGDESPMMRRLAPKTAMAVAEYFRDRGESVLLMVDSITRFAHAAREVALAAGEPAVARGYAPTVFTDLPRLLERAGPGDEGSGTITGIFSVLVDGDDHNEPIADTIRSTLDGHIVLSRHIADQARYPAVDVLGSVSRLAHNVWDPEERELVSKLRAMIAKYEDTRDLRLMGGYQAGRDSGLDQAVDMVPRIYGAMRQDASAPPSADPFRELRDMLKGD
- a CDS encoding MarR family transcriptional regulator; its protein translation is MPLAREAVELLVQAARAWYFEGDQHGLRDREWMALRFLGRANRFSRTPSALAGFIGATRATASQIVKTLESKSFLVRKPSHEDKRSVVLHVTAQGEKCLSQHDPINHVLNAVTALGPDECVRLRDSLRDILNHLDAAHQRLDASVCRDCMFLAERGPGTGKGRATAEFMCRLYRAPVSLEETELLCTSFERTRDRPKIEEHLDRARMANQG
- a CDS encoding FliM/FliN family flagellar motor switch protein — its product is MMEALDVDQRKPLPNYLLDAAGISIERMPMLNVIFDRMAASCTDSLQPMAGTPCYFSVNGITNDRVGDIIKDYEANAVAAVLYAEQWDSRIIIMLDRDFVFTMVEAMFGSDGAEPPLDVERSFSNIEIRLVQALFERFAKALQSAFAGTSNVTFRVERVETAMASLAIGRSGNMSICANIMLQALYRGGQMFLIIPHSALNPLRQKLATVVVSDGRAADPRWREQMETEVHRTEVTLSAVLDEKMISLGDVVKFQVGQVLELEATPRTLARLESNNQVLFWCQIGQLDGYYAMQVADPVDQKREFVDDILSR
- the motA gene encoding flagellar motor stator protein MotA, coding for MGSFVGIVITVAALLGGFAAMGGHLGVLMQPWEFVIIMGTAAGTFIMANPWKTVADTGLACVQAVTGAVPGQRYYLDLLGALHALMRELRGKGRNEVEAHIDDPASSEIFKAFPSVLGDPSLLQFICDYVRLIIMGNARTHEIEALMDEEIHTIVKSKLAPYHALVVVSEALPALGIVAAVLGVIKAMGALDQSPKLLGGFIGAALVGTFAGIFLSYGIISPFAMKVKMTREKRCRPYIIVKQTLLAFMNGAMPQIAVEHGRKMIASPERPSIDVVENETIAGPKAVVTEVEPKAARAS
- the flgF gene encoding flagellar basal-body rod protein FlgF, with the translated sequence MQSALYVGLSAQVALEKRLQTIANNVANVNTAAFRTDVVKFETVLSKAGVNPVAFSSPGDNIISREMGSITESGNPLDVAVVGQGWIAFAGPNGTVYTRDGRLQIAANGDLQTVSGFPVIDSGGAQITLDPNGGPVSIARSGAITQDNNEIGTIGLFNIPADANLDRYGNSGVTPNRPATAIADFSRDGFKQGYVEGSGANPMMELTKLIAASRAFDGTNSMIEGTESSLQNAIRTLGEPGK
- a CDS encoding DUF1217 domain-containing protein; its protein translation is MLSTIADYTRLTKDMGKSLTQVATQPDVSRDTDYFLSHIGNVKTIDDFLKDYRLYSYAMKAYGLSDMTYAKAFMRKVLTEGIADNKTFANKLTDIRYRQFAAAFNFAALGDKATQTAAATTGTATQYVTQTMEEKAGDQNEGLRLALYFTRKASTITNSYQILADKAMTQVVQTALGLPSTISSADIDAQAKMITSKIKLTDFQDPAKVTKFVQRFAAMWDATRAQSETSTNPALVLIGGATTSIGMDTNVLTTLQNIKFNR